A genomic segment from Polyangium mundeleinium encodes:
- a CDS encoding PEGA domain-containing protein — translation MTNARSILGGMVCLGLLASAREAPAQDVAAAEALFRKGVAEMEAQQFAVACPHIAESQRLDPRPGTLYTLAYCEMNAGRIATAVAHYEDYLRAYDRMTPEQQKKQADRAQKASAQKETLSKEVPELLIVLPPAAPAGTRVLRDGTPMGAAMLGISLPIDPGEHVVVLEVPGAKAVETKVSVARGEKKTLELVLPAPEPAANPKPPPPLVPNVAEKPKEPETPVAPASRGSGLRTGGFVALGIGVAGLVTYGVTGGLAVAKKADVDANCKGTQCNQAGMDAVEQGRTLSTVATVGLGVGVVGVAAGIVMVVMGGGGETKGPVKTGVRAATFDVGPSAVSLGLKGTF, via the coding sequence ATGACGAACGCACGATCGATCCTGGGTGGGATGGTGTGCCTCGGCCTGCTCGCGTCGGCGCGCGAGGCACCGGCGCAGGACGTGGCCGCGGCCGAAGCGCTCTTCCGGAAGGGCGTCGCCGAGATGGAGGCGCAGCAATTCGCGGTCGCCTGTCCCCACATCGCGGAGAGCCAGCGGCTCGATCCACGCCCCGGGACGCTGTACACGCTCGCCTATTGCGAGATGAACGCGGGTCGCATCGCGACGGCCGTCGCCCATTACGAGGATTACTTGCGGGCGTACGACCGCATGACGCCCGAGCAACAGAAGAAGCAAGCGGATCGTGCGCAAAAAGCATCGGCGCAAAAGGAGACGCTCTCGAAGGAGGTCCCCGAGCTTTTGATCGTCCTGCCTCCGGCCGCCCCCGCCGGGACGCGGGTCCTTCGCGACGGCACTCCGATGGGCGCCGCCATGCTCGGCATTTCATTGCCGATCGATCCCGGCGAGCACGTCGTGGTGCTGGAGGTCCCGGGCGCAAAGGCCGTCGAGACGAAGGTGAGCGTCGCGCGCGGCGAAAAGAAGACGCTGGAGCTCGTGTTGCCGGCGCCCGAGCCCGCGGCGAATCCGAAGCCGCCGCCGCCGCTCGTGCCGAACGTCGCCGAGAAGCCCAAGGAGCCCGAAACGCCCGTCGCGCCGGCGAGCCGAGGCAGCGGGCTGCGGACCGGGGGGTTCGTCGCGCTGGGCATCGGGGTCGCGGGGCTCGTGACGTATGGCGTGACAGGCGGGCTCGCCGTGGCGAAGAAGGCGGACGTCGACGCGAATTGCAAGGGGACGCAGTGCAACCAGGCCGGGATGGATGCCGTGGAGCAGGGGCGGACCCTCTCCACCGTGGCGACGGTGGGGCTCGGGGTGGGCGTCGTCGGCGTGGCGGCGGGTATCGTGATGGTGGTCATGGGCGGGGGTGGTGAAACCAAAGGCCCGGTCAAGACGGGCGTGCGGGCAGCGACTTTCGACGTCGGGCCGAGTGCGGTCTCGCTGGGATTGAAGGGAACGTTCTGA
- a CDS encoding MopE-related protein yields the protein MMSKKRFNHWAIVLLGGGLVASCTNILGIDTSYDPNPCTDLSIDPQECGQGACHVFLDKDERCLNGLPTECVEGTANEQEVCKDGIDNNCDGNVDEGCPCEAGETQECYNGSTDESKFGLCMKRGTQICTAGAWSQCDSKVLPSTEECGDGRDNDCDGKVDENCPCTPGEPSTACYGGPEGTEGVGVCRSGTQKCQANGMWGDCDGDVVPGTESWNGADDDCDGKTDDGYLCAKGTKQSCYDGPGGVDSEEISPMGGVTPECKAGEQECIEGNWGPCIGQVKPKDEFCDGKDNDCNHVVDDGSFQVAELCNNKDDNCNGLVDEGSPGGGEVCNTGKPGPCKDGVTACVNGGVECQQNVQATTELCNGVDDDCNGAIDDGDPEGQAPCNASDAVGACANGKTKCQTGKLTCVPAAPATELCNGIDDNCDSIIDNGNPGSGQPCTVPGQLGVCANGVTNCQGGGIVCAQVVTPTAEICDSKDNNCNGATDDNVPGTGAPCTVAGLQGECAKGATACQNGVVICAQNKQPIAELCDGLDNDCNGSVDEGDPGGGATCNVQGQTGVCGVGVIKCTSGALSCAQTKFPSPELCDGQDNDCDTQVDEGNPGGNVPCDTGKPGICSAGVFECVSGSAICKQTVNPQPEACDGIDNDCDAQVDEGNPGGGGACTVGGLNGECAKGIFACQNGVLSCTQTVQSIPEICDGKDNNCNGSVDDGNPGGGVACNTGNVGVCAAGTTACTGGSTVCNQNNQPTTELCDGLDNDCDGQTDESNPGGNQFCTVAGQQGVCAAGTTACQAGQILCNQNVQPSAEICDGKDNNCNGSVDEGSPGAGMACTVSGQLGECAKGSTICSGGGVVCQQTVTSTAETCDGKDNDCDGQLDEGNPGGGAACSTGQQGICSAGTTSCSNGSIACVQNLQPSSETCDGLDNNCNGTADEGNPGGGAACTTGKQGVCAAGTTACSNGAPVCNQNVQPSTEVCDGKDNDCNGVVDDGNPGGGVACTTGKSGVCAPGTTACTNGSIACNQNVQPTAETCDGKDNDCDNQIDEDNPGGGVACTTGQQGVCAAGTTTCSNGATVCTQTTASSAEICDGLDNDCDGQVDEDNPGGGVACTTGQQGVCAAGTRACSNGALICNQTTASSPEVCDNLDNDCDGQKDEDNPGGGMPCPTGQQGVCAAGTTACTGGSITCNQNVQSSAELCDGLDNDCDGQIDEGNPGSGQACSTGQQGVCAAGTTSCSSGSIVCNQTTPSSAEICDNLDNDCDGPKDEGNPGGGMPCTTGLPGVCTAGTTACTSGAIACNANTPASAELCDNLDNDCDGTIDEGNPGGGAACTTGLLGVCAAGTEACSGGTIVCNQNATASTELCDGLDNNCDGTADDGNPGGGMPCSTGLLGVCAAGTTACTGGTSVCNQNVASSAETPCDGLDNNCDGIVDNGPFCCPSDTIKNGDESDINCGGTCTVKCADAGIDCTTSAQCGSSTCGASNKCAAQTCGDGDDCMSGVCTTGTCQAATCGDGVKNGIESDIDCGGICPKKCALTKTCSEHADCESGACVGSVCMAAACDDGSLNGSETDVDCGGSCTTDCSNGKACGVAGDCLSGTCDRGLCVPAACKDGTLNNSETATDCGGPDCQVCPAVLALVTSGTSSPYAIQRTFYNGSTWSSGTFATTTVVGTPSLAITTTRHAIGVVRNGTDDLLFTRWNGLSPAAAWAPFTGLPNSAKANGTPVISAFGPLAELAFRFPGPGLGKYHTVRHLGSPASSTWLTPYQLTGTPTNATVHDLDWLLRSATGDATLVFPEQGTSDIFAHVRTNGSWATAATTGDVTATNTIQPNIIRLSGGDLLMTFVNSANQISFSRYSGGAWSAPVVARNVGSGNDKSNSNLRPGLAPLANNGAVLVYRNTTDSNRLYSLIYDGTNGWNTAATKVANTNYTVTAPPVVVPGIGGQDAELLFIESGTLKHSRMSGSTWITAATVAGISANVQAMGAASFR from the coding sequence ATGATGAGCAAGAAACGCTTCAATCACTGGGCGATCGTGCTCTTGGGTGGGGGGCTCGTCGCGAGCTGTACGAACATCCTCGGGATCGACACGAGTTACGATCCCAACCCCTGCACCGACCTCTCGATCGATCCACAAGAGTGTGGCCAGGGCGCCTGCCACGTCTTCCTCGACAAGGACGAGCGCTGCCTCAACGGGCTGCCGACGGAGTGCGTCGAGGGAACCGCGAACGAGCAGGAGGTCTGCAAAGACGGCATCGACAACAACTGCGACGGCAACGTCGACGAGGGTTGTCCCTGCGAGGCGGGAGAGACGCAGGAGTGTTACAACGGCTCGACGGACGAGTCGAAGTTCGGCCTCTGCATGAAGCGCGGTACGCAGATCTGCACCGCCGGCGCGTGGTCCCAGTGCGACAGCAAGGTGCTCCCGTCGACCGAGGAATGCGGCGACGGCCGAGACAACGACTGCGACGGCAAGGTCGACGAGAACTGCCCGTGTACGCCGGGTGAGCCCTCGACGGCGTGTTACGGAGGCCCCGAAGGCACGGAAGGCGTCGGCGTTTGTCGAAGCGGTACACAGAAATGCCAGGCCAACGGCATGTGGGGGGACTGCGACGGCGACGTCGTGCCCGGCACCGAGTCGTGGAACGGGGCGGACGACGACTGCGACGGCAAGACCGACGACGGCTACCTCTGCGCGAAGGGGACGAAGCAGTCCTGTTACGACGGCCCGGGCGGGGTGGACAGCGAAGAGATCAGCCCCATGGGCGGCGTGACGCCGGAGTGCAAGGCCGGCGAGCAGGAGTGCATCGAGGGCAACTGGGGTCCCTGCATCGGTCAGGTGAAGCCCAAGGACGAGTTCTGCGACGGCAAGGACAACGATTGCAACCACGTCGTCGACGACGGGAGCTTCCAGGTCGCCGAGCTCTGCAACAACAAGGACGACAACTGCAACGGGCTCGTGGACGAGGGGAGCCCGGGCGGCGGTGAGGTCTGCAATACGGGCAAACCCGGCCCCTGCAAGGACGGCGTCACGGCGTGCGTGAACGGCGGCGTCGAATGCCAGCAGAACGTGCAGGCCACGACGGAGCTCTGCAACGGCGTCGACGACGATTGCAACGGCGCGATCGACGACGGAGATCCCGAGGGACAGGCCCCCTGCAACGCGTCCGACGCCGTGGGCGCGTGCGCGAATGGCAAGACGAAGTGCCAGACGGGCAAACTCACCTGCGTCCCCGCGGCGCCGGCGACGGAGCTCTGCAACGGCATCGACGATAACTGCGACAGCATCATCGACAACGGCAACCCGGGCAGCGGGCAACCCTGCACGGTCCCGGGGCAGCTCGGGGTGTGCGCGAACGGCGTGACCAACTGCCAGGGCGGCGGGATCGTCTGCGCGCAGGTGGTGACCCCGACGGCCGAGATCTGCGACAGCAAGGACAACAATTGCAACGGGGCCACGGACGACAACGTGCCGGGGACGGGGGCGCCCTGCACGGTGGCCGGCCTGCAAGGTGAATGCGCCAAGGGCGCGACCGCCTGCCAGAACGGCGTCGTCATCTGCGCGCAGAACAAGCAGCCCATCGCGGAGCTCTGCGACGGGCTCGACAACGACTGCAACGGGTCCGTCGACGAGGGAGATCCGGGCGGCGGCGCGACCTGCAACGTCCAGGGCCAGACGGGCGTCTGCGGCGTCGGCGTCATCAAGTGCACGAGCGGCGCGCTGAGCTGCGCGCAGACGAAGTTCCCCTCGCCCGAGCTCTGCGACGGCCAGGACAACGATTGCGACACGCAGGTCGACGAAGGCAACCCGGGCGGCAACGTCCCGTGCGACACGGGCAAGCCGGGCATCTGCTCCGCGGGCGTGTTCGAATGCGTCAGCGGGTCGGCGATCTGCAAGCAGACGGTGAACCCGCAGCCCGAGGCCTGCGACGGCATCGACAACGACTGCGACGCGCAGGTCGACGAAGGCAACCCGGGCGGCGGCGGCGCATGCACGGTCGGCGGGCTCAATGGCGAGTGCGCGAAGGGCATCTTCGCCTGCCAGAACGGCGTGCTCTCGTGCACGCAGACGGTCCAGTCGATCCCGGAGATCTGCGACGGCAAGGACAACAACTGCAACGGGTCGGTCGACGACGGCAACCCGGGCGGCGGCGTGGCGTGCAACACGGGGAACGTGGGCGTCTGCGCGGCGGGCACGACCGCGTGCACGGGCGGCTCGACCGTCTGCAACCAGAACAACCAGCCCACGACCGAGCTCTGCGACGGCCTCGACAATGACTGCGACGGACAAACGGACGAGAGCAACCCCGGCGGCAACCAGTTCTGCACGGTGGCCGGGCAGCAGGGCGTCTGCGCGGCGGGCACGACGGCCTGCCAGGCGGGGCAGATCCTCTGCAACCAGAACGTCCAGCCGAGCGCGGAGATCTGCGACGGCAAGGACAACAACTGCAATGGCAGCGTCGATGAAGGGAGCCCTGGCGCCGGGATGGCCTGCACGGTCTCCGGGCAGCTCGGCGAATGCGCCAAGGGCTCGACGATCTGCTCGGGCGGCGGCGTCGTCTGCCAGCAGACGGTGACGTCGACGGCCGAGACGTGCGACGGCAAGGACAACGACTGCGACGGCCAGCTCGACGAGGGCAACCCCGGCGGCGGCGCGGCCTGCAGCACGGGCCAGCAGGGCATTTGCTCGGCGGGCACGACGTCGTGCTCGAATGGCTCGATCGCCTGCGTCCAGAACCTGCAGCCGTCGAGCGAGACGTGCGACGGCCTCGACAACAACTGCAACGGCACCGCGGACGAGGGCAACCCGGGCGGCGGCGCCGCCTGCACCACGGGCAAACAAGGCGTCTGCGCGGCGGGTACGACCGCGTGCTCGAATGGCGCGCCCGTCTGCAACCAGAACGTGCAGCCCTCGACCGAGGTCTGCGACGGCAAGGACAACGACTGCAACGGCGTCGTGGACGACGGCAACCCGGGCGGCGGCGTCGCCTGCACCACGGGCAAGTCGGGCGTCTGCGCGCCGGGCACGACCGCGTGCACGAACGGCTCCATCGCCTGCAACCAGAACGTGCAGCCGACGGCGGAGACCTGCGACGGCAAGGACAACGATTGCGACAACCAGATCGATGAGGACAACCCGGGCGGCGGCGTCGCCTGCACCACGGGCCAGCAAGGCGTCTGCGCGGCGGGTACGACCACGTGCTCGAATGGCGCGACCGTCTGCACCCAGACCACGGCGTCCTCGGCCGAGATCTGCGACGGGCTCGACAACGACTGCGACGGCCAGGTCGACGAGGACAACCCGGGCGGCGGCGTCGCCTGCACCACGGGCCAGCAAGGCGTCTGCGCGGCGGGTACGAGAGCGTGCTCGAATGGCGCGCTCATCTGCAACCAGACCACGGCGTCCTCGCCCGAGGTCTGCGACAACCTCGACAACGACTGCGACGGCCAGAAGGACGAGGACAACCCCGGCGGCGGCATGCCGTGCCCCACGGGTCAGCAGGGCGTCTGCGCGGCAGGCACCACCGCCTGCACGGGCGGCTCGATCACCTGCAACCAGAACGTGCAGTCCTCGGCCGAGCTCTGCGACGGGCTCGATAACGACTGCGACGGCCAGATCGACGAAGGCAACCCGGGCAGCGGTCAGGCCTGCAGCACGGGGCAGCAGGGCGTCTGCGCGGCAGGCACGACGAGCTGCTCGAGCGGGTCGATCGTCTGCAACCAGACCACGCCGTCCTCGGCCGAGATCTGCGACAACCTCGACAACGATTGCGACGGCCCGAAGGACGAGGGCAACCCGGGCGGCGGCATGCCGTGCACCACGGGTCTGCCGGGCGTCTGCACGGCAGGCACGACCGCCTGCACGAGCGGAGCGATCGCATGCAACGCGAACACGCCGGCGTCGGCCGAGCTCTGCGACAACCTCGACAACGACTGCGACGGCACCATCGACGAGGGCAACCCGGGCGGCGGCGCTGCCTGCACCACGGGCCTGCTCGGCGTCTGCGCGGCGGGTACGGAAGCGTGCTCGGGTGGCACGATCGTCTGCAACCAGAACGCGACGGCGTCGACCGAGCTCTGCGACGGGCTCGACAACAACTGTGACGGCACCGCGGACGACGGCAATCCGGGCGGCGGTATGCCGTGCAGCACGGGTCTGCTGGGCGTCTGCGCGGCAGGCACCACCGCCTGCACGGGCGGCACGTCTGTCTGCAACCAGAACGTGGCATCCTCGGCCGAGACCCCCTGCGACGGGCTCGACAACAATTGCGATGGGATCGTCGACAACGGGCCGTTCTGCTGCCCCAGCGACACCATCAAGAACGGCGACGAGAGCGACATCAACTGCGGCGGCACCTGCACTGTGAAGTGCGCCGACGCGGGCATCGACTGCACGACCAGCGCGCAATGCGGATCGAGCACCTGCGGCGCGAGCAACAAGTGCGCGGCCCAGACCTGCGGCGACGGCGACGACTGCATGTCGGGCGTCTGCACGACCGGCACCTGCCAGGCGGCCACCTGCGGCGACGGCGTGAAGAACGGCATCGAGAGCGACATCGATTGCGGCGGCATCTGCCCGAAGAAGTGCGCGCTCACGAAGACCTGCAGCGAGCACGCCGACTGCGAATCGGGCGCGTGCGTGGGCAGCGTCTGCATGGCGGCCGCCTGCGACGACGGCTCCCTGAACGGCAGCGAGACCGACGTCGACTGCGGCGGCTCCTGCACCACGGATTGCAGCAATGGGAAGGCTTGCGGGGTCGCCGGCGATTGCTTGAGCGGCACCTGCGACCGTGGCCTCTGCGTGCCGGCGGCGTGCAAGGACGGAACGCTGAACAACAGCGAGACGGCCACCGATTGCGGCGGCCCTGATTGCCAGGTCTGCCCGGCCGTCCTGGCGCTCGTCACGTCGGGGACGAGTTCGCCGTACGCCATCCAGCGCACCTTCTACAACGGGTCGACATGGTCGAGCGGGACGTTCGCCACCACCACCGTGGTGGGGACACCTTCCCTTGCCATCACGACCACACGCCACGCCATCGGCGTCGTCCGCAACGGCACCGACGACCTGCTGTTCACCCGGTGGAACGGGCTGAGCCCTGCCGCGGCCTGGGCGCCGTTCACGGGTCTTCCGAATAGCGCCAAGGCAAACGGGACCCCCGTGATCAGCGCGTTCGGTCCCCTGGCGGAGCTCGCATTCCGCTTCCCGGGCCCCGGCCTGGGCAAGTACCACACGGTCCGGCACCTCGGTTCGCCGGCGTCGTCGACGTGGCTCACGCCCTACCAGTTGACCGGGACGCCGACGAACGCGACGGTCCACGACCTCGACTGGCTCCTCCGCAGCGCCACGGGGGATGCGACGCTGGTGTTCCCCGAGCAGGGCACCTCCGACATCTTCGCCCACGTCCGGACGAACGGCTCCTGGGCGACGGCCGCGACCACCGGCGACGTCACGGCGACCAACACCATCCAGCCGAACATCATCCGCCTCAGCGGCGGTGATCTCCTGATGACGTTCGTGAACAGCGCCAACCAGATCTCCTTCTCCCGGTACTCGGGCGGGGCCTGGTCGGCGCCTGTTGTCGCCCGCAATGTAGGCTCGGGCAACGACAAGTCGAACTCGAACCTCCGGCCGGGTCTGGCGCCGCTCGCGAACAACGGCGCGGTCCTCGTCTACCGGAACACCACCGACAGCAACAGGCTCTACTCGCTGATTTACGATGGGACGAACGGCTGGAACACGGCGGCCACGAAGGTCGCAAACACCAACTACACGGTCACCGCGCCTCCCGTCGTGGTTCCAGGCATCGGCGGGCAAGACGCGGAGCTGCTCTTCATCGAAAGCGGAACGCTGAAGCACTCGCGCATGAGCGGCTCGACCTGGATTACGGCGGCCACCGTCGCCGGCATCAGCGCGAACGTCCAGGCCATGGGCGCAGCAAGCTTCCGCTGA
- a CDS encoding EGF domain-containing protein has protein sequence MNTRWTGLFTSILTGVLGAGSMGCELVANVDRSQIDQNPPGSEVVCGDGTLATSEACDDGNTAAGDGCSGTCVVEDGFACTGTPSACADVDECAAGTDDCDENATCTNAEGSFTCACKAGFTGDGATCTNVDECTDGTANCGANATCADTPGSFTCTCDTGYTGDGVTCTNADECADGTNNCDANATCTDTVGSFVCACNAGFSGDGVTCTNDDECMLGIDNCDANATCMDTPGSFACVCNVGYMGDGLSCTNADECMLGMDNCDANATCTDTVGSFVCACNAGFSGDGVTCTNDDECMLGIDNCGANATCMDTPGSFACACNTGYAGDGVTCTNVDECMLGTDNCSADATCTDTVGSFVCACNAGFSGDGVTCTNDDECALGIDDCSANATCTDTPGSFTCACNAGYEGDGVTCTLLPASCKAIKAATPAATDGDYVIDPDGTGPTPSFTVRCDMTTAGGGFTLVFNDGPSFDPSLVGAGAETGYTTNYVNSAYATVPITADVLLDASDTAISANDQEVRTLIAGLPAATLGQTMRELFAAGGPFYFDAEDNANVTNTFAGGVTCGTLAKWDDYRSILCGTSVLVARDPSGPSCPGTTFAFGIDTSYSTALDNCAGWPQAPNESGTNYFPDNVRVWVR, from the coding sequence ATGAACACGAGATGGACAGGGCTCTTCACGTCGATCCTCACGGGTGTGCTCGGCGCCGGCTCGATGGGCTGCGAGCTCGTGGCAAACGTGGATCGAAGCCAGATCGACCAGAATCCACCCGGCTCGGAGGTCGTCTGCGGGGACGGGACCCTCGCCACGAGCGAAGCCTGCGACGATGGCAACACGGCGGCCGGTGACGGCTGTTCGGGCACGTGCGTGGTCGAGGACGGGTTCGCGTGCACCGGGACGCCGAGCGCGTGCGCCGACGTGGACGAGTGCGCGGCGGGTACGGACGACTGCGATGAAAACGCGACCTGCACGAACGCGGAGGGCTCGTTCACCTGCGCGTGCAAGGCGGGGTTCACGGGCGACGGCGCGACGTGCACGAACGTGGACGAGTGCACGGATGGCACGGCCAACTGCGGCGCAAACGCGACGTGCGCGGATACGCCCGGCTCGTTCACGTGCACCTGCGACACCGGGTACACCGGCGACGGCGTGACGTGTACGAACGCCGACGAGTGTGCCGATGGCACGAACAACTGTGACGCGAACGCGACGTGCACGGATACGGTCGGCTCGTTCGTCTGCGCGTGCAACGCGGGATTCTCGGGCGACGGCGTGACGTGCACGAACGATGACGAGTGCATGCTCGGCATCGACAACTGCGACGCAAACGCGACGTGCATGGATACGCCCGGCTCGTTCGCCTGCGTCTGCAACGTGGGCTACATGGGCGACGGGCTTTCGTGCACGAACGCCGACGAGTGCATGCTCGGGATGGATAACTGCGACGCGAACGCGACGTGCACGGACACGGTCGGCTCGTTCGTCTGCGCGTGCAACGCGGGGTTCTCGGGCGACGGCGTGACGTGCACGAACGATGACGAGTGCATGCTCGGCATCGACAACTGCGGCGCGAACGCGACGTGCATGGACACGCCCGGCTCGTTCGCCTGCGCCTGCAACACGGGATATGCGGGCGACGGCGTGACGTGCACGAACGTCGACGAGTGCATGCTCGGGACGGACAACTGCAGCGCGGACGCGACGTGCACGGACACGGTCGGCTCGTTCGTCTGCGCGTGCAACGCGGGGTTCTCGGGCGACGGCGTGACGTGCACGAACGACGACGAGTGCGCGCTCGGCATCGACGACTGCAGCGCGAACGCGACGTGCACGGATACGCCCGGCTCGTTTACCTGCGCCTGCAACGCGGGGTATGAAGGCGACGGCGTGACCTGCACGCTGCTGCCGGCGAGCTGCAAGGCGATCAAAGCCGCGACGCCCGCCGCGACCGACGGCGACTATGTCATCGATCCGGACGGCACCGGCCCCACGCCTTCGTTTACCGTGCGTTGCGACATGACCACGGCGGGCGGCGGCTTCACGCTCGTCTTCAACGACGGCCCCTCGTTCGACCCGAGCCTCGTCGGCGCGGGCGCGGAGACCGGGTACACGACGAACTACGTGAACAGCGCGTACGCGACGGTGCCGATCACGGCCGACGTGCTGCTCGACGCCTCCGACACGGCGATCAGCGCGAACGATCAGGAAGTGCGGACCCTCATCGCGGGGCTCCCGGCGGCGACGCTCGGTCAAACGATGCGTGAGCTCTTCGCCGCGGGCGGGCCGTTTTATTTCGACGCGGAGGACAACGCCAACGTGACGAACACGTTCGCCGGCGGCGTCACCTGCGGGACGCTCGCGAAGTGGGACGACTACCGGAGCATTCTCTGCGGCACGTCGGTGCTCGTGGCGCGTGATCCGTCGGGCCCGTCCTGCCCCGGAACGACGTTCGCGTTTGGCATCGATACGAGTTACAGCACCGCGCTCGACAACTGCGCCGGCTGGCCGCAAGCGCCGAACGAGAGCGGGACGAACTACTTCCCGGACAACGTCCGCGTCTGGGTGCGCTGA